The sequence tcaccaggcattagtaataactcaggtaatccatacataaaaaatccaaacaactcctaACCTccgataaatatcacaactggtgctgcgcagcgccgatagtttatgacttggtggactgaacactgtttttcccggtgttttttatgcattctagctactgtcagtgacgcgagagaacttaagttattaggaaagtgcggtgtaagtttaggctacattaatttgtgcgtagtgccagtgtcattcatttattttacatgtcttacaacatatatacatgcattcacagtcgagtgaaatcagatttaagcatacaaagacgcttagaactcacgttaagccgatggtagcacactgaatgcaaatgcgcgatttgatgcaggcaaaagtattgactgttactaacgaaggtttaatagcaatattataaatgtggcgacagaatagcctagaacttgggtaagccttgcgtttagtagcctaattgcgatgatagccaaaactaatgtgaatcacggactatcctacaaccaaagaaagtaaaggtgattagtaggcctacctgcgttagccaaataaaggacgggactgcacccttcacaaaccgtaaaataaagtgtattagttttacagttgactacagttgacagttcaccatcagttcacacaaacaattctggtttccttgcactagccatttcgtcgtagcctattctgtctgtaaagcgcaagttttggtcaatttctgtaaagaaacagtgccacctataggcctgtggtatgaagtaacgtgttgagtcgtgttgagatggatccgtttggacgcaaatattcttgatacggttccagggaagacggaggaaaaaaagatcagtttggtacgtgtggactaggcctcactctcccttgctaaagggctaaatggtttagtccgcctgcacgattcataaggtagtctatcttttgtttatttagttgagcatcgctagtagtggaccgctaattgttttgctgctggtgcaatgtctttctctaagaaagccaagtcaggttactaaaaacaaaggccaaaacaggaaaaagagagacatcaaaatgaggggaaacaacaactgctaataaacttctttccaaagaaaggtgagcacaaacgtcaaaacacgaaatgccatggtatttgcttaaatatctccgcaatcattagtgctaaaatgaactgagacaaccgattggaatagcggaaaatacactttcataggttaggctaatctgatgcatttcgtgatccagtctccatcactttcagaaagactgcatggcgccagcttgattcatgtcctgttgtaggctatgctgatcattatcactagtgGTTTAGGGtgcgatttttttctctccctttccgttttcatcagtcttaactttttttttttactcaagtaacggatgggatttttgatgtagcgaagtacaatacttcactcaaaatgtaatcaagtaaaataccgattttataaacgaCTTAAAAAatatagcctggctagcgccaccacttctcaatgagacgtggtctgggaaccaaacgttaattttctcgtatttgaaaaaaatgcccagatccgtttattgggtgccacggatgtctatcaaatgcgtctgtgcatagctcatcattgtcttgctttcccccttgttctgtgattggtcccctatctcaggcgaaaatttgctccatggtctccaggctgccttagcagcgtgaatcaaatcgcgcgcaaggcagcatgggaacacccaggctataaaaaatacaaaatacacacaaaaactactcaatacagtaacgtgagtaaatgtatttcgttactttccaacTCTGAGAACATTAAGCATAAACTCCCCTAAAGTCTACCAAGCTAAACTTTCCCCTCCACACTCCCAGCTGTGTACAGTCTTTGCCTAGAGAGTAAAAGAACATGGTTCATGGCTGACTGCTGAACGACACAGATTTACAGAATGAAAATGTGAGACAGGTTTAGAAGGACCAACGGCTCTTTTTACCACAACATGTTGCACTTGCTGTTGTCAAACAGCCAGATTTTATACAAGATGCAGTAAGTCATGCGCTCTACCAGTCCTGCTTTATGAGGTACGGTACAGTTTCTGATTTATGTCCTAAATACATTTGCTGGCCATGGCAGGGCAAGTTGCCCATTGGTTTCTAATGAAAAGGCATAGAGCCACTGTGACAGCTTTGATGCATAGCAGCTAGCTATTGTATCGCATTAGCGTGGTCTGTGATGGAgattattattgtttaaaagGGCATCTGGGCAAATGTCCATTACTGACCacatgaggaggagaggactcTCCCAGAGACAGAAACAGGAGGGGTGGCCATCCTCTGCAATGGGAGATGGGATGGGAGGAACATGGTGACCTCTGCTTCatggatatacagtatgcatTCCCTCTCAGTCAACGTCCCACTGGTCTCCTCTGTACAATGTTCACATAAAATGCTGTATTGGCAAACCATGTAAAACATGTATACATTACCACTAGATTCTCTTCTGGATTTGAATATAGCCAAGTGTCAGTGAAATAATACAGTGAAAAAAGAGATGGCTGTTTAATTCCAGAATGTTATAAATCAGCATATCCCATCAACACATTGTGACAATCTCAACAGTCCCTGTGGCTGTTTAGACCACCAATGTCAGATAGACTGCTTGTTTGGACAGACATTCAAATGAGACTTATGCAGAAAAGATGGgcaattcagagagagagagagagagagagagagagacatggtatAAGATATGCTGGAgctacggagagagagagaaacatggtAGAAGATATGCTGGAGAAATGAGAGTGACTCACAGACAATCTGGAGAGAAAGCCCTAAGGCTGAGCTGAGATCACACTCACTAACtgtcacacacgctctctctctacctatctttctctctctcacacagacacacacgctctctctttctcacacacacacacacagatggaggaACAGGGTGGAGAAAGCAGACCAGCCAATCTGCTACAAAAAGAATTCCTTGGCTATGTCGTCTCAAACCTTTGCCATTCACTCTCTCCTTTGCATAtgacttctctcctctctccatctgacatacctatattttatttatctgtctgtctgtctctctctgccacccTCTGCATGAAGTCCATAGTATTCTCAGATGCTCTCTGACTCACTGAATACGAAGCTTTACAATAGCGTAGGTCTAAACCAGATCAACTGGACTCAGTTTGAACTTGAGCTTACTGAGGCTGCCACTTTACAACCTTAGCAGATACATCTTAAGTAGAATTTCCAttctaaataataatacaaatgaaCAAGGCATAATAGCTCCAAATGTCTGCAGCCCTCTCCCAGTTTTTTGTCTTCCTTGTCTATTGCTGTCTTGATGGGCGGAAAAGCAAAGGGCAGCTGTAATCATTATCTCACCCTGACAGACAGCACAGCTGCCTAATAAGCACAGACACTTCCCGCTTTCAGCAGCCAAGGGCGAGGCGCGGCTCCGTCTGATTGGTGGTCAGATGTGAAAACCCTCATTTGTGGCACTCTAATACAGCTGCCTTAATCACAGTAATTGATTTAATTAGTTTGGACACGGGCCACGGAGGCTGAGATACTGCAGCAGGGTGGAGATTTGACTCAGGCTGCAGACGGCTCTGTTTAATGTTCCGCATGTAGACTGCATGCACTGAAGAGCCCTTACGGTTGTGGACTGTGCAATGAAGTATTCATTGTGAgatgttaaagcaacactaaagaacttttcctctgtcgcacgcacgctatttgtttatgcagcaccggctttgcaaataacgatgtccacagacaaggtagaatatgttgcatgattttatgaaagtacgatgtattgcgacatcacgCAAgtaaaatttgtagtttcttatggtgcgagggccgcgaagcgaatgcagaagtgccgttcaccctgttacgagttgagaaccactgaaacaattttggaaacattattttaaggtacaaaaaactccttggtgttgctttaagttagTTTGTTTATCAGCTACAGTTGCTTTTTGTGTAAATCCGCAAGGAGAAAAGAATGATCTCCACAGAGAAACAGCAGAGGAACCGTTTGTTCACCAGAATACAGCGCAGAGACATGCCTGAACTGATAACCCAGAcaacaaaagaaagaagaggaaCATCTGAAACACTGTGATTTCCCAAGTATTAGCcgcggtttatacattgatttagcaaaatatcttcagctatgaggttaatacacgggggcagttaatatggttttgttttttgttttacttgcataaaacactgtcctgcgggtttatacacaatgcggctaatacatagcctggagattccagaccctggtaatctagaaagatcagaagtctggccacgaataatgtcatggcccaactcgaggggcggcaccaagcgtgcatttcaaaatctcactgcacacaattggataagaCTATACGACCAacatttactgactgattccggacttcgacgcaattggataacactacgactgtcgtctgtttagctcgcctctggcccgcctatatcccatacaccgatgtgattggctccccacaatacaagtggcaaaagtaacgtgcatcattactcattactcagagacaattcaaattgtgctcttgcgagaactccgGAGTTTCCAGGGTaactaatacacaggaaatgactaTAAATATTCACTCTCCTCCCCTTTGTGTTGTTTCCACTTGGCTGTGAAAAGAGTAATGAAGTTGCACAATGCATAAAAATGCAGTAAATATTGTGTAGTAAATAGACATGAATGTAATTGTAATGACATGTTTTACTATTGGAGGAGGAGCTAGGTTACATGTAGTAGAGTCAGGGTAGTTGACAGGGTAGTAGAAAAAGAATTAACACTgcgtatactgtatgttgttgGAGTAAAGTCATGGCGTCTGTTCAAGAGAAAGTCAGCTCTTGTAGAGTGAGATGTGTTGTCTTTCTCTGTGGTGTGGGGGAAGACTGCCAGAATTAGCAACAGGTTGTCAGCTCAACTCCCATGGCAACTGCACTTTATCATTCTCATTCTAATAATAAGGTTTATCCGCCATTCCCCACAAGCTATCATCACAAATTGATACAGTTAACTAAGATTCAATTATGTTGGAAGTCCTCCCTCAGCGGCTGAAGGGGTTGACTTCTATACGCTGTACATCTTAATGTCCAAGAGTGGTAAAAAATAATCCACTTCCTTAAAATCAATCATCACCAGACACTGAAAAAGCCCCTCCAACACTCCTGCCATCTGACAATTTGCCATACAGTGTTTCACTCTTATCTCTTCACGTCTGCTGCTACGATATcggtgtttcccatacattaacTTATTTGtagcggcccaccacaatatcaacgttgaccaccacacaatgattttctatgCTGTACTATTTACATTGgatgaaatcctttcattgtataagtatgtgcacctttgcacagtctcttcttcaaaactgttgcattcaaggtAACTctgcaccccctcccccccatcaccaccacaaatagaactCAATTCTGTGTGAACTAACATTAAACATATTGATGTTAGTTCATACCAAACCGTAAAAGCTGCTCTAGGAAACCATCTATGGTTCACGTATTTATCAGATGAAGAGTGTGATTCACTTGGAGGCTGGATGCTATGGTGTGTACAAGAGCATAGACACTCCCAAATTTAGAGAGGTCTCTGAAGCTTAGCGCTAATGTGAGTCACAAGTTTGGGGCGGCTGGAGGGTCCATTCAAACAGGCCTTTACGGGCATTATTCTGAACACCAGTGGGAAGCAGTagatgcagagagaggagcCATTCGCCACAGCTAATGCTTCCTGGGTTTGTTTGGGTCGTTTGGGCCTCTCAGAAGAGGCCATTACCATTGTGGACAGGCAACTCAAACAGGGGTCTCTTGCATTTGTCTTGCTCACAGATGTGATTTTAAGTGCTTTGcaagtaatattgcagtcttaTTGGCGCTAAGTCATCATTGCTAATGGGGATATGGATGCATAGATGTATCATCTTACAGCTATCTGAAGCTGGATCGGTTCAGTTGTCAAATATCAGTGTGAACATACAGTCTTAACACTCAGTATCCATGTAATTGATGGGTATCTCCCCTCTGCTGCAGGGATGCTGGTGAAGgcgagtgtgtggttgtgagtaCCCACGTTATGTTTGCCGCGTGAGCGTCTGCGCGAAGATGACTCTCCTGGCGGGCGATGGCTCCGACTACGATTACAGTGCCCTGAGCTGTGCCTCGGACACCTCGCTGAACCCTCCTCCCATCCAGGAACGGGAGGCCGCCAAAGGCCTCTACTACAAGCGCGCCCAGCTCCTCTCTGACTGCAGTCATGCCACCGGTGCCAAGTCGGCCACGTCCGGCGGGGCAGTGCCCCACTGCAGTGCCACCACGCTGGGCCCTGAGAGTGCCCTGCAGCCTCTGGGCGCCACGCGGCGCCTCCACGTCATCATCAACGTGGGCGGCCTGCGCTACCAGCTGCCCTGGACCACGCTGGAGGACTTCCCGCTGTCGCGCCTGGGCCAGCTACGCACGTGCGGCAGCTCCGACGAGATCCTGCGCGTGTGCGACGACTACGACGCGGCGCGCGACGAGTACTTCTTCGACCGCAGCCCGTGCGCCTTCCGCTGCATCCTGACGTTCCTGCGTGCGGGCAAGCTGCGCACGCTGCGCGACATGTGCGCGCTCTCCTTCCGCGACGAGCTGCTCTACTGGGGCGTGGCCGAGGAGCACCTGGAGTGGTGCTGCCGCCGGCGCGTCCTGCAGCGCGCCGAGGAGTGCGACGAGCTGGAGCGAGCCGCccaggaggacgaggaggacgacGACGATGACGACGACAGCGACGGGGGGAGGCGGCAGACCAGGCTGGCTGCCGGAGAGACCCGTCTCGGCCTGTGCATGCGCCAGCTGAGGGACATGGTGGAGAGGCCGCAGTCGGGGCTGCCCGGGAAGATCTTTGCCTGTCTGTCAGTGCTGTTCGTCACCATCACTGCCGTCAACCTCTCCATCAGCACCATGCCTGCCATGAGGGCGGAGGAGGAGAGTGTAAGTTAGTCTTAAGGGGGGGTGTCACATTGTACGCGCAAGCCACAGCGCTGTGCTATGAAAGCCATTATTGTCAATGGCTTGTGCACACAAGTCTTGTGCGTGCCGCAGTCAAAGTTGAACCATGTTGAACTCAGACTGCGGCGCGCTGTAAATCATAGCTTTTTTGCGCTGAGCCCGGCGGAAACCACAACAAAAGTCTTTgggacattaggctacctcaaccaagagcagCCTAGCGCCGAGCGCAGCGCATGCCGTGTACAATGTGAAactgtcctcacacacacatgaaatgcacatTCATGTTCGCTCAAGTACCTCTTGTGTGTCCCACTGCCCTTGAACTGCCTCTTTAGATTGTCAGGGTCTGATTTTAACCAAATTAGACTAGCCAGCTATTAATGTTATCTTTTTAAAAGAACACTAGCATCATAGAACATGATCTATAGCTAGCTAGGTATAGACTTAACCAGAGAGTGCTATTTTGAAAGCATAGCTGTTTCGCAGGATGAAGTTGAACTACAGCAAAGGTACTGTAGAGAAGGAAGAAATGTGGTCCAGGTAGGGGTACTGCACTAAGCATTTTCTCAGCTCAGCTGAATGCTGATTTTCATTTTAGCGCCCATGTTAACAGGCTAGAACAGTCCCCGCGCTGCAAACATGACCCAGCTAGAACTCCTATTCTTTTCTGCTTGATACACACGGTTCTGTGCAGAAATACATTAAAGAGGCCGGTTGATATTCATAATTTGTTTAAAAGGGTAACACGGAGGCTATATGTATCCTATTAAGTAGAAGGAACCGAATAAAGGTTAGCTTTGCTTCACTTCAGACGTACGTGTAgtagtcactcactcacttttactcatttcaaaataatatgcAATTAATTCTCTGAACATTTGTTAATTAAAAGAGCTCACAAGCACTAGCCTACATAAAGGTCATGTGGTGATGGCTGCCTGCCTGGAGAAGGCATTACCTGGGGTAAGCCTCCACAGCTGTCTGGATGAAAGATAAATGTGGCTGGACTGGTAAAACAGTGTCCAATTACAG comes from Alosa sapidissima isolate fAloSap1 chromosome 7, fAloSap1.pri, whole genome shotgun sequence and encodes:
- the kcng1 gene encoding potassium voltage-gated channel subfamily G member 1, translated to MTLLAGDGSDYDYSALSCASDTSLNPPPIQEREAAKGLYYKRAQLLSDCSHATGAKSATSGGAVPHCSATTLGPESALQPLGATRRLHVIINVGGLRYQLPWTTLEDFPLSRLGQLRTCGSSDEILRVCDDYDAARDEYFFDRSPCAFRCILTFLRAGKLRTLRDMCALSFRDELLYWGVAEEHLEWCCRRRVLQRAEECDELERAAQEDEEDDDDDDDSDGGRRQTRLAAGETRLGLCMRQLRDMVERPQSGLPGKIFACLSVLFVTITAVNLSISTMPAMRAEEESGQCSQMCQNIFIVETVCVAWFSLEFTLRFIQDRSKLAFLRRPLNLIDVVAILPYYITLLVDVTSPGERKLGSGSSYLDKVGLVLRVLRALRILYVMRLARHSLGLQTLGLTARRCTREFGLLLLFLCVAIALFSPLLYLIENEMATAQEFSSIPATYWWAVITMTTVGYGDMVPRSIPGQVVALSSILSGILLMAFPVTSIFHTFSRSYVELKQEQQRLLQRRAHFLLRSRIANLGSQLSLQSHVLYPDSRSASSTSSSPSPQHRDAHA